CCCGAACTTCCCGAGGGAGTCGCGGATGCGCTCGCTCAGCGGACCGCCGTCGAGGGCGGCCCAGAGCGGCACGTAGCCCGGAAAGGCGTAGGCCACGCCCGGGATGCCGGCGAGCGGCGCCAGGGTCTGGAGCGAGCTCGCCGAGGACAGGGTGAAGGCGATCGCCCCCGAGCGCAGCTGCGACTGCATGCTCGGCTCGCTACCGAGCTGGCTGTCGGGATAGAGCGTGATGTCGATCCGGCCGTCGCTGTCCCGGCGGATCGCGTCGAGCGCCTCGACGAGGCAGGTGGTGGCCGGGTGGGCCTGCGGCATCGGCGAGCCCATGCTCAGCCGCAGCGCATCGGTTCCGGCCCGCGCCCGCCGGAAGGGGAGGGGGCCGAGCAGCAGGCCGGCCCCGGCTCCCCGCATGATCGTTCGGCGCGTCGGCATCCCGTCTCGTCCCTCCAAGGCCGGTGTGGCCCCGGCCTCGCCCGCGAGGGTATCCGGGCGCGGGCCGCTCCGACAGGGGCCGGGGGTTAGGCCGGTACACCCCGTCCACCGGCACGAGGGACGCGCGCGGGCGGTCGGGCGATCACCCCGCCCCCTGTCCCGCCCGCACGGCAAGCCGCGCCACGCTGACCACGCTGGCGATGCCCGCGAAGGCGGCGCCGAGCCCGAGCGCCAGGGCCGGGCCGTGCGCCGCCGCGACCGCGAAACAGGCCGCCACCAGGGCCGCCCCGGTGGTCTGGCCGAGGAGGCGCGCGGTCGCCACGATGCCGCTCGCGCCGCCGGCGCGGGATTGCGGCGCGCTCGTCATGATGGCGCGCAGGTTCGGCGCCTGGAAGAAGCCGAAGCCGGCCCCGCACAACGCCATCCGCCAGGCGATCCCGACGACGCTCGGCTCGGCCGGCAGCGCTGCCAGCGAGGCCATGCCGGCGGCCAGGATCGCGAGCCCGATGCCGCCGAGCAGGCCCGGCGGGTAGCGGTCCGACAGGCGCCCGGCGATCGGCGCCATCAGGGCGACCACCACCGGCCAAGGCGTCATCAGGAAGCCGGTCTCGACCTGCGAGCGCCCCAGCGCATGCTGGAACAGGAACGGCAGGGACACGAAGGCGAGCCCCTGCGCGGCGAAGGAGCAGACCGAGGTCGCGGCCGAGAGCGCGAAGAGCGGGCGCCGAAACAGGTCGACGGCGAGCATCGGGGCGGGGTGGCCGGCCTGGCGGCGCAGGAGCGCCGCGCCGCAGGCGAGCGCGCCGGCGAATTCCGCCAGCACGCGCCAGAGCGGCCCGGCATGGGCCGCCTCGCCGAGGCCGAGCACGAACAGCGCGAAGGTGGCGGCGGTGAGGAGCGCGCCGCCGCGGTCGAAGGCGTGGCCGGCCCGGCCCGTCTCCGGCAATGCGCGCCGGGCGAGCGCCAGGGCCGCGAGGCCGATCGGCAGGTTGACGGCGAACAGCCACGGCCAGGGCGCCGCCACCAGGATCAGCGAGGCCACCGTCGGCCCGAGCGCGAAGCCGACGCCGACCACGAAGGCGTTGAGCCCGAGGCCCCGCCCGAGCTCGTGGGTGGGGTAGATGAAGCGGATCAGCGCGACGTTGACCGCCATCAGCGCGCTCGCCCCGACGCCCTGGAGGACCCGCGCGGCGACGAGCGCCGGCAGCGACCAGGCGAGCGCGCAGACCAGCGAGGCGAGCGTGAACAGCGCGAGGCCCACCACGTAGACCCGCCTTTGCCCGACGATCTCGCCGAGCGCCGCGATCGGCAGCAACGTCGCCACCACGGCGAGCTGATAGGCGTTGACGATCCAGACCGAATCGGCCGGGTCGACGCCGAGATCGGCCGCGATCGTCGGCAGCGCGGTGTTGGCGATGGCGGTGTCGAGGGTGGCGAGGGCGACGCCGGCGAGCACCGCGGCCATCGCCTGCCGGCGCCGGGCCGGCGGCAGGCCTTCGCGGGCCGGTGGTTCGGTTGGGGGCATGTCGGGGGAGGGGCGGGGAGGGGGGAGGGGCGGCACCGGTCCTGAATGTGTCCAGGATGCGCGGCTGGCAAGCGGGTTGGGTGCAAGGCTTCCCTGCTGGAGCCCGGCGTTGCCGCGGATCGCACCGCTTCAACCGAGGATGTCGGAACACCCCGAGAGTCCAAAAGACGCGCGACGAGCCCGGTTCGATCCTCACCTCCCAAGTCATGAGCGAGAACCAGGTGTCCTTCCCCATCGCCCTGATGTCACGCCTACCGGGTGTCTCGAAGGCCAGTCACGCCCATGGCCCGGATCGCCTCAGGCCCGCTCCGGCCTTGCGAGACCAGAACATCCACTTGCCGCAGCCTAACGACGACATCTTCAGGCTTGTGCCGCGCTGTCACGGAGGTGGGTCATCATCAGGCGAGAACGCACAAACTTCCTCTCGCGAGCTGTCGTGAAGAACTTGGCCTGTAACGCACTCCTCGCAGTATCGTAAGACCCCGTTTCATAAGGCTCGTGCGAGACGCCTGACGAGAACCATGGCGGCTGCGAGCACGAAGAAGGCGAGCGCGGAGGAGACGGTGGCCTCGTGATCGCGCGCCAGCCTGCGGCAGCGGCTGATCCAGCCCAGGGTGCGCTCGATTACCCAGCGTCTTGGCTGCACCGCAAAACCTGTCTGCCCGTCCTCGGGCTCGACGATCTCGACGGTGATGGTGGTGGACGTGCCGACCCGCTCTCCCCGATAGGCGCGATCGGCAAAGCAGTGGGCGAGGAACGGCCAGAGTTGGCGCGAGGCCCGCAGGAGCGCGACACCACCGTGGCTGTCATGCAAGTCGGCGGGCGAGACCGCGGCCATCAGCAGGCGGCCGTCGGTGTCTGTCAGCGCATGGCGCTTGCGGCCGACGACGCGCTTGGCGGCATCGTAGCCGCGCACGCCCTTGACCCCGACGCCACCCGAGCGCGCGACCTGCGCATCCAGGATCGCCCCCGTCGGTCCGGCCTCGCGCCCGACCCGCTCGCGATCAGCCAGGGTTAGGGCATGGGCCAGCCGCTCAAACACGCCGGCCTCGGCCCAGCGCAGGAACCAGCGGTACACCGTTCCCCAGGGTGGGAAGTCGAGCGGCAGGTGGCGCCAGGCGCAGCCGGTGCGCAGGACGTAGAGGATGCCGTCGAGGACGGCGCGCTGCGACCAGAGCCACGGGCGGCCAGTCCGGGCCGGGGCGGGCAGCAGCGGCGCGAGCACGGCCCATTCGGCGTCGCTCAGGCAGGTTG
This is a stretch of genomic DNA from Methylobacterium sp. 17Sr1-1. It encodes these proteins:
- a CDS encoding MFS transporter is translated as MPPTEPPAREGLPPARRRQAMAAVLAGVALATLDTAIANTALPTIAADLGVDPADSVWIVNAYQLAVVATLLPIAALGEIVGQRRVYVVGLALFTLASLVCALAWSLPALVAARVLQGVGASALMAVNVALIRFIYPTHELGRGLGLNAFVVGVGFALGPTVASLILVAAPWPWLFAVNLPIGLAALALARRALPETGRAGHAFDRGGALLTAATFALFVLGLGEAAHAGPLWRVLAEFAGALACGAALLRRQAGHPAPMLAVDLFRRPLFALSAATSVCSFAAQGLAFVSLPFLFQHALGRSQVETGFLMTPWPVVVALMAPIAGRLSDRYPPGLLGGIGLAILAAGMASLAALPAEPSVVGIAWRMALCGAGFGFFQAPNLRAIMTSAPQSRAGGASGIVATARLLGQTTGAALVAACFAVAAAHGPALALGLGAAFAGIASVVSVARLAVRAGQGAG
- a CDS encoding IS5 family transposase, with protein sequence MWTPAARAELVRETLPYATCLSDAEWAVLAPLLPAPARTGRPWLWSQRAVLDGILYVLRTGCAWRHLPLDFPPWGTVYRWFLRWAEAGVFERLAHALTLADRERVGREAGPTGAILDAQVARSGGVGVKGVRGYDAAKRVVGRKRHALTDTDGRLLMAAVSPADLHDSHGGVALLRASRQLWPFLAHCFADRAYRGERVGTSTTITVEIVEPEDGQTGFAVQPRRWVIERTLGWISRCRRLARDHEATVSSALAFFVLAAAMVLVRRLARAL